One Osmerus eperlanus chromosome 16, fOsmEpe2.1, whole genome shotgun sequence DNA segment encodes these proteins:
- the LOC134036932 gene encoding beta-1,3-galactosyltransferase 2-like → MQWRRRHCCTHIAGLLSLLSLLGVLLILGHQDLLPGLTGSMWWKDYPVVDSEGRGPHTSARGNHSSKQTLWRGVLELPAGPKTGTSSSLHQEDFSPQGVTGPDSNASSREQALGDLLISEPCPYIINEPEKCPDGQPDPFLVLLIATEIQQVEARDAIRQTWGNQSVAPGLGFVRLFLLGVREGELGRQLQSRLEAESRQHHDIIQQDFLDTYNNLTIKTLMGMHWVATHCPHASYIMKTDSDMFVNTDYLIHKLLRPELKPKKGYFTGYLMRGYTPNRNNNSKWYMSPELYPSKKYPTFCSGTGYVFSGDLAGRIYRVSQGIRRLHLEDVYVGVCLAKLRVEPTPPPNEFLFNHWRVSYSSCKYSHLITSHQFQPSELLKYWHHLQNNKHNACINSSNDKLGRLHKSPPQGEKLSKL, encoded by the coding sequence ATGCAGTGGAGGCGGCGCCACTGCTGCACACACATCGCTggcctgctgtctctcctctcactcctggGGGTTCTGCTCATCCTGGGTCATCAGGATCTGCTGCCAGGACTGACTGGTTCGATGTGGTGGAAAGACTACCCTGTGGTGGACTCGGAAGGCAGGGGACCCCACACCAGTGCCAGAGGAAACCACAGCTCCAAACAGACTCTGTGGAGGGGTGTTCTGGAACTGCCTGCGGGCCCAAAGACTGGCACCAGTTCCAGCCTCCATCAGGAGGACTTCTCTCCTCAGGGGGTGACAGGACCAGACAGCAATGCTAGCAGCAGAGAACAAGCTCTGGGAGACCTGCTGATCTCTGAGCCCTGTCCTTACATTATCAATGAGCCTGAGAAGTGCCCAGATGGACAGCCGGACCCCTTTCTCGTGCTGCTGATAGCTACGGAGATCCAGCAGGTTGAGGCCCGAGATGCCATCCGGCAGACCTGGGGGAACCAGAGCGTGGCTCCAGGGCTGGGTTTCGTACGCCTCTTCCTGCTGGGGGTACGAGAAGGAGAGCTGGGCCGCCAGCTGCAGAGCCGCCTGGAGGCAGAAAGCCGGCAACACCACGACATCATCCAGCAGGACTTCTTGGACACGTATAACAACCTGACCATCAAGACCCTCATGGGAATGCACTGGGTTGCCACGCACTGTCCACACGCCAGCTACATCATGAAGACGGACAGCGACATGTTTGTCAACACAGACTATCTCATCCACAAGCTGCTGCGACCAGAGCTGAAGCCCAAGAAGGGTTACTTCACAGGCTACCTCATGAGGGGCTACACGCCCAACCGTAACAACAACAGCAAGTGGTACATGTCCCCCGAGCTTTACCCTAGCAAGAAGTACCCCACCTTCTGCTCAGGCACAGGGTATGTTTTCTCGGGGGACTTGGCAGGGCGGATTTACAGGGTGTCGCAGGGAATCCGACGGCTGCACCTCGAGGACGTCTACGTGGGCGTCTGCCTGGCCAAGCTGCGGGTTGAGCCCACACCTCCGCCCAACGAGTTCCTGTTCAACCACTGGCGGGTGTCCTACTCCAGCTGCAAGTACAGCCACCTCATCACCTCGCACCAGTTCCAACCCAGTGAACTGCTGAAGTACTGGCACCACTTGCAGAACAACAAACACAACGCTTGCATCAACTCGTCGAATGACAAGCTGGGCAGGTTACACAAGAGTCCACCTCAGGGCGAAAAGCTCTCTAAACTATAG
- the LOC134036526 gene encoding coagulation factor XIII B chain-like has translation MVFAIRLYPSLRSDEMDKLGCLLFVLLFSSLVADGQSSDCSKSSLKNCYFVPEENTYKHGSDITYACEKGYKRREEGWWGTSKCVNGTWSPEPVCIDENECFAPDVPNAETRQLETGKVLIECEAGYEIDTSITSIIITCKDGEWSTGSCKKSATACGAPAFVSDAVIIHKYQDTFGDKKAVEYKCKDSYTLEGSMKSVCEDGKWSSPPNCLKLIEPTPAPRPVQPKPAADDTTGDGHFVFSRHDRSLKNMASL, from the exons ATGGTATTTGCTATCAGGTTGTATCCTTCTCTACGTTCTGATGAAATGGACAAACTAGGGTGTCTTCTATTCGTTCTACTGTTTAGTTCTCTTGTAGCGGATG GTCAAAGTTCAGACTGCTCCAAATCATCTTTGAAAAATTGCTATTTTGTCCCTGAAGAAAACACTTATAAGCATGGCAGTGACATTACATATGCCTGTGAAAAGGGTTAtaaaagaagggaagagggatgGTGGGGTACCAGCAAATGTGTTAATGGCACATGGTCACCTGAACCTGTATGTATAG ATGAAAATGAATGTTTCGCCCCTGATGTCCCTAATGCTGAAACCAGACAGCTTGAAACTGGAAAAGTTCTAATTGAATGTGAGGCTGGATATGAAATAGACACCAGCATCActtcaataataataacatgtaAGGATGGAGAATGGTCAACAGGATCATGTAAAA AGAGTGCAACTGCATGTGGTGCACCTGCTTTTGTGTCTGATGCTGTTATCATCCATAAATACCAGGACACATTTGGGGATAAAAAGGCAGTAGAGTATAAATGTAAGGATTCCTATACTTTGGAAGGTTCTATGAAAAGTGTCTGCGAGGACGGGAAATGGAGCTCACCGCCCAACTGTCTAA AGTTAATTGAACCAACTCCAGCACCAA GACCTGTCCAACCTAAGCCTGCTGCTGATGACACAACAGGTGATGGACATTTTGTTTTCTCACGACACGATAGATCGTTGAAAAATATGGCGTCACTGTAA
- the cdc73 gene encoding parafibromin isoform X1, translating to MADVLSVLRQYNIQKKEIVAKGDEVIFGEFSWPKNVKTNYVIWGTGKEGQPKEYYTLDSILFLLNNVHLPHPSYVRRAATENIPVVRRPDRKGLLSYLNGESSTSTSIDRSAPIEIGLQRPTQVKRAADEVSSEAKKPRIEDEERVRLDKERLAARLEGHKEGIVQTDQIRSLSEAMSVEKIAAIKAKIMAKKRSTIKTDLDDDITQNQRSFVDAEVDVTRDIVSRERVWRTRTTILQSTGKNFSKNIFAILQSVKAREEGRAPEQRPAQNTTQVDSSTRNKQPVPAAYNRYDQERFKGKEETEGFKIDTMGTYHGMTLKSVTEGASARKAQTPALQPVPRPVSQARPPPNQKKGSRTPIVIIPAATTSLITMLNAKDLLQDLKFVTSEEKKKQGIQRDNEVLLQRRKDQLQPGGATLSVTVPYRVIDQPLKLAPQDWDRVVAVFVQGPAWQFKGWPWLLPDGSPVDIFAKIRAFHLKYDEAKTDPNVQKWDVTVLELSHHKRHLDRPVFLRFWETLDRYMVKHKSHLRF from the exons ATGGCGGACGTATTGAGTGTTCTTCGCCAGTACAACATCCAGAAAAAAGAAATTGTTGCCAAAGGAGATGAGGTTATATTTGGAGAGTTTTCGTGGCCAAAAAATGTGAAGACCAATTATGTCATTTGGGG AACTGGAAAGGAGGGGCAGCCCAAAGAGTACTATACTCTCGACTCAATCCTTTTCCTGCTCAACAATGTGCATCTTCCTCACCCCTCGTATGTGCGAAGAGCAGCA ACAGAAAACATTCCTGTTGTTAGAAGACCTGATCGAAAGGGCTTGCTGTCTTACCTCAACGGGGAGAGCT CTACTTCGACGAGTATCGACAGAAGTGCCCCCATAGAGATTGGTTTGCAACGGCCAACACAAG TCAAAAGAGCTGCAGATGAAGTATCATCTGAAGCCAAAAAACCAAGGATAgag GATGAAGAACGCGTGCGTCTGGACAAAGAGCGCCTGGCTGCTCGTTTAGAGGGCCACAAGGAGGGCATCGTGCAGACCGACCAGATCAG GTCACTGTCAGAGGCCATGTCTGTGGAGAAGATTGCAGCCATCAAGGCCAAGATTATGGCCAAGAAGCGCTCCACAATCAAAACAGACCTGGATGATGATATTACCCAGAACCAGAGAAGTTTTGTGGATGCAGAGGTGGACGTCACCAGAGACATTGTCAGcagggagagggtgtggagaACCCGCACCACGATCCTCCAGAGCACAGGAAAG aacttttccaaaaacatcTTTGCCATCCTGCAGTCAGTGAAGGCCAGAGAGGAAGGACGAGCCCCTGAGCAGAGACCAGCACAGAACACCACTCAGGTG GACTCATCCACAAGGAACAAACAACCTGTCCCAGCAGCCTATAACCGCTACGATCAAGAGAGATTCAAAGGAAAAGAGG aaACGGAAGGTTTTAAGATTGATACAATGGGCACTTACCACGGCATGACACTGAAGTCTGTGACG GAGGGTGCGTCAGCCAGGAAGGCCCAGACCCCAGCCTTGCAGCCCGTCCCCAGACCAG TGTCCCAAGCCAGACCACCACCAAATCAAAAGAAAG GCTCTCGTACCCCCATCGTCATCATCCCAGCAGCCACCACGTCCCTCATCACAATGCTGAACGCCAAGGACCTCCTGCAGGACCTCAA GTTTGTGACAtcggaggagaagaaaaagcAGGGCATCCAGAGAGACAACGAGGTTCTGCTCCAGAGACGGAAGGACCAGCTCCAGCCCGGGGGGGCCACCCTCAGCGTCACCGTTCCCTATCGGGTCATCGACCAGCCCCTCAAACTGGCCCCACAAGACTG GGACCGTGTGGTGGCAGTATTTGTGCAAGGTCCGGCCTGGCAGTTCAAAGGCTGGCCTTGGCTGCTTCCTGACGGATCTCCTGTGGACATTTTTGCGAAAA TCCGAGCCTTCCACCTGAAGTATGACGAGGCAAAGACCGACCCCAACGTGCAGAAGTGGGACGTGACCGTGCTGGAGCTCAGCCACCACAAGCGTCACCTGGACCGGCCTGTGTTCCTGCGCTTTTGGGAAACtctagacag ATACATGGTGAAACACAAGTCCCACTTGAGGTTCTGA
- the zbtb41 gene encoding zinc finger and BTB domain-containing protein 41, with protein sequence MKRKLNKPQPPKQRRSPSSRRDMVDSGVMSDPDSQMKHLALMQHSNNVLKFLNEDRTKQRFCDLHVSVGGKQYSAHKVVLAQGSSYFHAELTKNPHTNHVTLDHVEESVFQHLLHFLYTSECVVSERELPALTKAARFLDMMDVVKLLTETEGPVDCVLAQAKTGVEPDVERNTEAPADGTRDQSQTSVQCCFCSRRFCYKKSLENHLAKSHICTQGGGTQGDSVVQNAAEGQVTTTARRSARRRKVPAKFKMSDNEATEANMDEPSQDTVGQETGPFLPEEEENKEEHDDRKQESKSPSGGASEDEEEREDEELEVENQRVIVETAEDQTGPEVEVYSQTSDSANHAPVYPEGLAPVIIHTASKKTLQCPKCDKTFDRIGKYESHTRVHTGEKPFQCDVCLQCYSTKSNLTVHKKKHDNDAPFQRKEHKCPFCSKLHASRKTLSKHVRRFHPDHIQEFIIMRKRKSEGWKCDICHKSFTRRPHLEEHMILHSQDRPFKCSFCDDYFKSRFARLKHQEKYHLGPFPCDICGRQFNDTGNRKRHIECTHGGKRKWTCFICGKSVRERTTLREHLRIHSGEKPHLCSICGQSFRHGSSYRLHLRVHHDDKRYECDECGKTFIRHDHLTKHQKIHSGEKAHQCEECGKCFRRHDHLTVHYKSVHLGEKVWQKYKMAVHQCEVCKKEFKGKSSLEMHFRTHSGEKPHKCPVCHQTFRIKKTLTKHMVIHSDARPFNCPHCSATFKRKDKLKYHMDHVHSTKFSEQPLTGTNEDKMAVLPYDEPPKVFPEEPKTIFQSATADSRVPVTLVPVLMSGVQGQGDLARHRTTISTQPHGVLTSPQAQAQITRYQAATDLAFLEKYTLTPQPANIVHPVRPDQMLDPRESYLGTLLGLDSAPTVQNISNSDHPH encoded by the exons ATGAAAAGGAAATTAAACAAACCTCAGCCACCTAAGCAGAGAAGAAGCCCCAGTTCACGGAGGGACATGGTGGATTCAGGTGTCATGTCAGATCCTGACAGTCAGATGAAGCACCTGGCTTTGATGCAGCACAGTAACAATGTCCTTAAGTTCTTAAATGAGGACAGAACCAAGCAGAGGTTTTGCGACCTACACGTCTCAGTGGGTGGAAAACAGTACAGTGCCCACAAAGTGGTGCTGGCCCAGGGTAGCAGTTACTTCCATGCTGAGCTTACCaagaacccacacacaaaccatgtCACCTTGGACCATGTCGAGGAGTCTGTGTTCCAGCACCTGCTGCACTTCCTGTATACGTCAGAATGTGTGGTCTCAGAAAGGGAGCTCCCTGCCCTGACCAAGGCAGCACGCTTCCTGGATATGATGGATGTGGTAAAGCTGCTGACCGAGACAGAAGGACCAGTGGATTGTGTCCTGGCCCAGGCTAAGACTGGGGTGGAGCCAGATGTTGAGAGAAACACTGAAGCCCCAGCAGATGGCACCAGAGACCAAAGCCAGACTAGTGTACAGTGTTGCTTCTGCAGCCGCAGGTTTTGCTACAAGAAGTCTCTGGAGAATCACCTGGCCAAGAGTCACATTTGTACACAAGGAGGGGGGACTCAAGGGGACTCAGTGGTTCAGAATGCAGCAGAAGGTCAGGTGACCACAACTGCTAGGAGGTCAGCTCGAAGGAGGAAAGTCCCTGCCAAATTTAAAATGAGTGACAATGAGGCCACAGAGGCTAACATGGATGAACCATCTCAGGACACTGTTGGGCAAGAGACAGGCCCCTTTTtaccagaggaagaggagaacaaaGAAGAACATgacgacaggaaacaggaaagcaAGTCTCCCTCAGGTGGTGCATcagaggatgaagaagagagggaggatgaagagttGGAAGTGGAGAACCAACGTGTCATTGTGGAAACTGCAGAAGATCAAACTGGTCCTGAGGTGGAGGTGTACAGTCAGACCTCTGACAGTGCTAATCATGCACCTGTATACCCAGAGGGCCTGGCACCAGTCATAATCCACACCGCCAGCAAGAAAACTCTCCAGTGCCCCAAGTGTGACAAGACGTTTGACCGTATAG GGAAGTATGAGAGTCACACCAGGGTCCACACAGGGGAGAAGCCGTTCCAGTGTGACGTCTGTCTACAGTGTTACTCCACCAAGTCCAACTTGACTGTGCACAAGAAGAAACACGACAATGATGCTCCCTTCCAGAGGAAGGAGCACAAGTGTCCCTTCTGCAGCAAGCTCCATGCCAGCAGGAAAACCCTGTCCAAACATGTCAGAAG GTTCCACCCAGACCACATCCAAGAGTTTATTAtaatgaggaagaggaagagcgaAGGTTGGAAATGTGAT ATCTGCCACAAGTCTTTCACACGTAGACCTCATCTGGAGGAACACATGATCCTCCACTCACAGGACCGGCCCTTCAAATGCTCCTTTTGTGATGACTACTTCAAGTCCAGGTTTGCCAGGTTGAAACACCAAGAAAAGTACCACTTAG GTCCATTCCCATGCGACATCTGTGGCCGACAGTTCAATGACACGGGCAACAGAAAAAGACACATTGAATGCACACATGGAGGGAAGAGAAAATGGACCTGCTTCATTTGCGGGAAATCAGTGAGGGAGAG AACAACATTGAGGGAACATTTGCGTATCCACAGTGGAGAGAAGCCCCATCTCTGTAGTATCTGTGGGCAGAGTTTCCGCCATGGCAGCTCCTATAG GCTTCATCTCCGTGTCCATCACGATGACAAACGCTATGAGTGTGACGAGTGTGGGAAAACCTTTATTCGTCATGACCATCTGACCAAACACCAGAAAATACACTCAG GTGAGAAAGCGCACCAATGTGAGGAGTGTGGGAAGTGCTTCAGACGGCATGATCACCTGACTGTCCATTACAAGAGTGTCCACTTGGGAGAAAAAGTGTGGCAAAA GTATAAAATGGCGGTGCATCAGTGTGAGGTCTGCAAGAAAGAGTTCAAGGGGAAGTCCAGTCTAGAGATGCACTTTAGGACACATTCAG GTGAGAAACCACACAAATGCCCAGTGTGCCACCAAACGTTCCGGATTAAGAAGACTCTGACGAAACACATGGTGATTCACTCGGACGCCCGCCCCTTTAACTGCCCCCACTGCAGTGCCACCTTTAAGAGAAAAGACAAGCTCAAGTACCACATGGACCACGTTCACAGCACAAAGTTCAGCGAGCAGCCTCTCACCGGAACTAACGAGGACAAGATGGCCGTCCTGCCATACGATGAACCCCCTAAAGTATTCCCTGAGGAACCCAAGACCATCTTCCAGAGTGCCACCGCAGACTCGCGTGTTCCTGTCACTCTGGTGCCCGTCCTCATGTCGGGCGTCCAAGGACAAGGTGACTTGGCCAGACACAGAACAACTATCTCCACCCAACCCCATGGTGTGCTCACGTCACCCCAAGCCCAGGCCCAGATAACCAGGTACCAAGCAGCCACGGACCTGGCCTTCCTGGAGAAGTACACGCTGACCCCTCAGCCTGCCAACATAGTGCACCCAGTACGGCCAGACCAGATGCTGGACCCTAGGGAGTCTTATCTGGGGACATTACTCGGCCTGGACTCTGCCCCCACTGTCCAAAATATCTCTAACTCTGATCACCCCCACTAA
- the cdc73 gene encoding parafibromin isoform X2 — MADVLSVLRQYNIQKKEIVAKGDEVIFGEFSWPKNVKTNYVIWGTGKEGQPKEYYTLDSILFLLNNVHLPHPSYVRRAATENIPVVRRPDRKGLLSYLNGESSTSTSIDRSAPIEIGLQRPTQVKRAADEVSSEAKKPRIEDEERVRLDKERLAARLEGHKEGIVQTDQIRSLSEAMSVEKIAAIKAKIMAKKRSTIKTDLDDDITQNQRSFVDAEVDVTRDIVSRERVWRTRTTILQSTGKNFSKNIFAILQSVKAREEGRAPEQRPAQNTTQDSSTRNKQPVPAAYNRYDQERFKGKEETEGFKIDTMGTYHGMTLKSVTEGASARKAQTPALQPVPRPVSQARPPPNQKKGSRTPIVIIPAATTSLITMLNAKDLLQDLKFVTSEEKKKQGIQRDNEVLLQRRKDQLQPGGATLSVTVPYRVIDQPLKLAPQDWDRVVAVFVQGPAWQFKGWPWLLPDGSPVDIFAKIRAFHLKYDEAKTDPNVQKWDVTVLELSHHKRHLDRPVFLRFWETLDRYMVKHKSHLRF, encoded by the exons ATGGCGGACGTATTGAGTGTTCTTCGCCAGTACAACATCCAGAAAAAAGAAATTGTTGCCAAAGGAGATGAGGTTATATTTGGAGAGTTTTCGTGGCCAAAAAATGTGAAGACCAATTATGTCATTTGGGG AACTGGAAAGGAGGGGCAGCCCAAAGAGTACTATACTCTCGACTCAATCCTTTTCCTGCTCAACAATGTGCATCTTCCTCACCCCTCGTATGTGCGAAGAGCAGCA ACAGAAAACATTCCTGTTGTTAGAAGACCTGATCGAAAGGGCTTGCTGTCTTACCTCAACGGGGAGAGCT CTACTTCGACGAGTATCGACAGAAGTGCCCCCATAGAGATTGGTTTGCAACGGCCAACACAAG TCAAAAGAGCTGCAGATGAAGTATCATCTGAAGCCAAAAAACCAAGGATAgag GATGAAGAACGCGTGCGTCTGGACAAAGAGCGCCTGGCTGCTCGTTTAGAGGGCCACAAGGAGGGCATCGTGCAGACCGACCAGATCAG GTCACTGTCAGAGGCCATGTCTGTGGAGAAGATTGCAGCCATCAAGGCCAAGATTATGGCCAAGAAGCGCTCCACAATCAAAACAGACCTGGATGATGATATTACCCAGAACCAGAGAAGTTTTGTGGATGCAGAGGTGGACGTCACCAGAGACATTGTCAGcagggagagggtgtggagaACCCGCACCACGATCCTCCAGAGCACAGGAAAG aacttttccaaaaacatcTTTGCCATCCTGCAGTCAGTGAAGGCCAGAGAGGAAGGACGAGCCCCTGAGCAGAGACCAGCACAGAACACCACTCAG GACTCATCCACAAGGAACAAACAACCTGTCCCAGCAGCCTATAACCGCTACGATCAAGAGAGATTCAAAGGAAAAGAGG aaACGGAAGGTTTTAAGATTGATACAATGGGCACTTACCACGGCATGACACTGAAGTCTGTGACG GAGGGTGCGTCAGCCAGGAAGGCCCAGACCCCAGCCTTGCAGCCCGTCCCCAGACCAG TGTCCCAAGCCAGACCACCACCAAATCAAAAGAAAG GCTCTCGTACCCCCATCGTCATCATCCCAGCAGCCACCACGTCCCTCATCACAATGCTGAACGCCAAGGACCTCCTGCAGGACCTCAA GTTTGTGACAtcggaggagaagaaaaagcAGGGCATCCAGAGAGACAACGAGGTTCTGCTCCAGAGACGGAAGGACCAGCTCCAGCCCGGGGGGGCCACCCTCAGCGTCACCGTTCCCTATCGGGTCATCGACCAGCCCCTCAAACTGGCCCCACAAGACTG GGACCGTGTGGTGGCAGTATTTGTGCAAGGTCCGGCCTGGCAGTTCAAAGGCTGGCCTTGGCTGCTTCCTGACGGATCTCCTGTGGACATTTTTGCGAAAA TCCGAGCCTTCCACCTGAAGTATGACGAGGCAAAGACCGACCCCAACGTGCAGAAGTGGGACGTGACCGTGCTGGAGCTCAGCCACCACAAGCGTCACCTGGACCGGCCTGTGTTCCTGCGCTTTTGGGAAACtctagacag ATACATGGTGAAACACAAGTCCCACTTGAGGTTCTGA